A single Thunnus thynnus chromosome 6, fThuThy2.1, whole genome shotgun sequence DNA region contains:
- the LOC137185253 gene encoding N-alpha-acetyltransferase 80 — protein MVWRQAAIRSRGSMSVLSCLRVRCLPSAFLSRSEPITSKEETGDGLNADLRPISTSDCQTQHAERVCEILTVDGEVTEKLHTDSEQPEKIRVVPIHRRPDLLVPCADLVNSEWQRSQAARVHSLQKSCAEFPVCLVLLQGHRETERLLGHVRLSRVVGHSGSLFVESVVVSKAERGKGYGRTLMEETERYAKSRGFKRLCLTTHDKQHFYAHIGYVLSTPVQNAGSMTAFVPMEMLLRFSRMPSEDAQKQTRTETDAQVHKGNRDSGGACVVGSPPPTSLPPPPPPPLPSIPPPPPPPPPPPPPPPSSIPPPPTSIPPPPPPPPSSIPPSPPPPSSIPPPPPSIPRPPPPPQSAGQPVVQTLTETPYRDAKGVAIYWMHKDI, from the exons ATGGTGTGGCGTCAAGCAGCGATCCGCAGCCGGGGGTCCATG TCAGTTCTTAGCTGTTTGAGAGTCAGGTGTTTGCCTTCAGCTTTTCTCTCACG GTCTGAACCCATAACATCCAAAGAGGAGACGGGAGACGGACTGAACGCTGATCTGCGTCCCATCTCAACATCAGACTGTCAGACACAACACGCTGAGAGAGTCTGTGAGATCTTAACGGTGGACGGAGAAGTGACAGAGAAGCTacacacagactctgaacaGCCAGAGAAGATCCGTGTGGTTCCGATCCACCGCCGTCCCGACCTGCTGGTTCCCTGCGCAGACCTGGTCAACTCCGAGTGGCAGAGGAGCCAGGCAGCCCGCGTTCACTCCCTGCAGAAGTCATGCGCGGAGTTCCCCGTCTGCCTGGTTCTCCTGCAGggccacagagagacagagcggCTGCTCGGGCACGTCCGGCTGTCCCGGGTCGTAGGTCACAGCGGCAGCCTGTTTGTCGAGTCGGTGGTTGTGTCCAAGGCAGAGCGGGGGAAGGGCTACGGCCGGACTCTGATGGAGGAGACTGAACGCTACGCCAAAAGCCGAGGCTTCAAGCGCTTGTGCCTGACCACCCACGATAAGCAGCACTTCTACGCCCACATCGGCTACGTGCTGTCGACGCCGGTGCAGAACGCAGGCTCCATGACAGCGTTCGTTCCCATGGAGATGCTTCTGAGGTTCTCCAGAATGCCGAGTGAAGACGCCCAGAAACAAACACGAACAGAGACAGATGCTCAAGTACATAAAGGGAACAGAGACTCAGGAGGGGCTTGTGTTGTAGGGTCACCTCCACCTACTAGTttacctcctccaccaccacctccgcTTCCTtctattcctcctcctcctcctcctcctcctcctcctcctcctcctcctccttcatccaTCCCTCCACCTCCTACCTctatccctcctcctcctcctcctcctccttcatccatccctccttctcctcctcctccttcatccatccctccacctcctccttccatccctcgtcctcctcctcctcctcagtctgcAGGGCAGCCGGTGGTTCAGACTCTCACTGAAACTCCCTACAGAGACGCCAAGGGAGTAGCCATCTATTGGATGCACAAAGACATCTGA
- the si:dkey-20d21.12 gene encoding uncharacterized protein si:dkey-20d21.12 isoform X2 codes for MVIEGMRPPRPAYTPSPNGNLYTCDMTAVNQRGHPVSGKWQSRLQDMLTPSSSRAYAMGCAIITLLLLTVLLIFYFLVQQGGALRMLTDAVREKEAAATELSLLIQELQTLRHNLTAMRGAT; via the exons ATGGTGATAGAGG GCATGAGGCCTCCTCGCCCGGCTTACACACCCTCCCCAAATGGAAACCTTTACACATGTGACatgacagctgtcaatcaaagagGGCATCCAGTCAGCGGCAAATGGCAGAGCCGTCTGCAGGATATGTTGACACCGAGTTCATCACGTGCCTACGCCATGGGCTGCGCTATCATCACTTTGCTTCTGCTAACAGTCTTACTCATCTTCTACTTTTTAG tccagcagGGCGGTGCACTGCGGATGCTGACCGACGcagtaagagagaaagaggccgCAGCCACAGAGCTGTCACTGCTGATCCAAGAACTGCAGACACTGAGACACAACCTGACAGCCATGAGAGGAGCGACATGA
- the si:dkey-20d21.12 gene encoding uncharacterized protein si:dkey-20d21.12 isoform X1, with product MSRPPSQASPQSYRVSERDLTEIELHSVDSINDLHRTHPEHSHKGMRPPRPAYTPSPNGNLYTCDMTAVNQRGHPVSGKWQSRLQDMLTPSSSRAYAMGCAIITLLLLTVLLIFYFLVQQGGALRMLTDAVREKEAAATELSLLIQELQTLRHNLTAMRGAT from the exons ATGTCGAGGCCTCCTTCCCAGGCCAGCCCTCAATCCTACAGGGTCAGTGAAAGAGATCTCACTGAGATAGAGCTCCATTCTGTAGACTCCATCAATGACCTCCACCGGACACACCCTGAACACAGCCACaaag GCATGAGGCCTCCTCGCCCGGCTTACACACCCTCCCCAAATGGAAACCTTTACACATGTGACatgacagctgtcaatcaaagagGGCATCCAGTCAGCGGCAAATGGCAGAGCCGTCTGCAGGATATGTTGACACCGAGTTCATCACGTGCCTACGCCATGGGCTGCGCTATCATCACTTTGCTTCTGCTAACAGTCTTACTCATCTTCTACTTTTTAG tccagcagGGCGGTGCACTGCGGATGCTGACCGACGcagtaagagagaaagaggccgCAGCCACAGAGCTGTCACTGCTGATCCAAGAACTGCAGACACTGAGACACAACCTGACAGCCATGAGAGGAGCGACATGA
- the hyal3 gene encoding hyaluronidase-3, which produces MVLSHLPLPSVFLLFLSPLPCTSLSQTSTRGYTLPAVAAAGPVLQDRPFVVVWNMPTSHCLERYNVNLDLRDFDIVANRQQSFQGQKMTIFYRDHLGKYPYLSRDGNKVNGGIPQLSDLAAHLSLAETQISGMLLPDFAGLAVIDWEEWRPVWERNFGTKMEYRRLSKLLVRQESPDLSDKAVTLLARQRFEESARRFMEETMRAMVRDRPQGLWGFYGFPVCANKNKRKTDKSYTGRCHKGTREQNNRLSWLWSQSTALYPSIYLPQRLAGSMDAALMVRHRLLEALRVASLWRRGNHTTPVLPYARLAFTHSLNFLNKTDLMHTLGESASLGAAGVVLWGDMKFAKSKHQCSLLRDYIRTVLGPFVWALRSDTQRCCIMRCRGNGRCARRDPSSGHMLSSPSAITSNPNDVNFLPDSSSDKAFQDHFLCQCYPGWTGPECQEKTNNENRERDV; this is translated from the exons ATGGTGCTGTCtcacctccctctcccctccgtcttcctcctcttcctctctcccctcccttgCACCTCCTTGTCACAAACCTCCACCCGTGGATACACCCTGCCTGCCGTGGCCGCAGCAGGTCCAGTCCTGCAGGACCGGCCTTTTGTTGTGGTGTGGAACATGCCCACGTCGCACTGTCTGGAACGATACAACGTCAACCTGGACCTGAGAGATTTCGATATAGTGGCGAACCGACAGCAGAGCTTCCAGGGACAG AAAATGACTATCTTCTACCGGGACCACCTGGGGAAATACCCGTACCTCTCCCGAGACGGCAACAAGGTGAACGGTGGAATCCCGCAGCTCAGTGACCTCGCCGCTCACCTTTCCCTTGCAGAGACACAGATATCAGGTATGCTGCTGCCAGACTTCGCCGGTTTAGCTGTCATCGACTGGGAAGAGTGGCGGCCAGTGTGGGAGAGAAACTTCGGAACCAAGATGGAGTACAGAAGACTGTCCAAGCTGCTGGTGAGACAGGAGAGTCCGGATTTGTCAGACAAGGCCGTGACGTTATTGGCGAGGCAGAGGTTTGAGGAGAGCGCGCGGAGGTTCATGGAGGAGACGATGCGGGCAATGGTCAGAGATCGTCCTCAGGGACTTTGGGGGTTTTATGGTTTTCCAGTCTGCGCCAATAAGAATAAGAGAAAGACAG ATAAAAGCTACACAGGTCGTTGCCACAAGGGGACCAGAGAGCAGAATAATCGTCTGTCCTGGCTCTGGAGTCAGTCCACTGCTCTCTATCCCAGCATATACCTGCCACAGCGGCTAGCAGGATCCATGGACGCAGCTCTGATGGTCAG ACACAGGCTGCTGGAGGCTTTGAGGGTTGCATCTCTTTGGCGCCGTGGCAACCACACCACACCTGTCCTTCCCTACGCTAGGCTAgcattcacacactctctcaacTTTCTTAATAAG acagacctgATGCACACATTGGGAGAGAGTGCGTCACTGGGAGCTGCTGGAGTGGTGTTATGGGGAGATATGAAATTTGCCAAATCCAAG CATCAGTGCAGCCTTCTCAGAGACTACATTCGCACCGTCTTGGGTCCCTTCGTCTGGGCACTGAGGTCCGACACCCAGCGTTGTTGCATCATGCGTTGCCGTGGCAACGGGCGCTGTGCCAGGCGAGACCCCAGCTCCGGTCACATGCTCTCTTCACCTTCAGCTATCACTTCCAATCCTAATGACGTCAACTTCCTCCCTGACTCCTCCAGTGACAAAGCTTTTCAGGACCACTTCCTGTGTCAGTGCTACCCGGGCTGGACCGGACCGGAGTGTCAGGAGAAGACCAACAacgagaacagagagagagatgtgtaa